Sequence from the Flavobacterium sp. TR2 genome:
ACAGCCAAAAGGCTTCGAGAGTTTTTTGAAGACGTAATTCCAGAAGACATCAATCAAATGGTTGAGAATCTGAATGAATATCGAAAAACCTTAAAAGGTAATTTTGAAGATAAAGTAAAGAAGATGAATGAAATAACTGCTTCTTTGAAAAGTAAAGAATAACAAAAAGTTCCAGAGGAACGATAATATTGGTTTTAACCCGATGTAAAAAAATGAATGAGATTACCTCTTCATTAAAAAATAGAGAGTAAAAAAGTTTCGGAAAGAAATTAATGATAAAAATCATTGAAAGTACAAGGATTTATTCGTTTCTTTGCGTTATTAAGAATGATTATAAACAACAACATAATGATTAAAACAGATATACTTATAATTGGAGCAGGACCAACAGGTTTATTTGCCGTATTCGAGGCAGGATTGTTAAAATTAAAATGCCACATTTTAGATGCGCTTCCACAACCAGGAGGACAACTATCAGAGTTATATCCAAAAAAACCAATTTACGATATTCCTGGATTCCCAGAAGTATTAGCCGGAGATTTAGTTGACGGGTTAATGGAGCAAATCAAGCAATTTGAACCAGGATTTACTTTAGGAGAACGTGCTGAAACAGTTGAAAAGCAAGAAGACGGAACTTTTATTGTAACATCAAACAAAGGAACTAAATTTCACGCGCCGGTTATCGCAATCGCTGGAGGTTTAGGAAGTTTCGAGCCTCGTAAACCACTTATCGAAGATATCGAGTTTTATGAAGATAAAGGAGTAAAATACTTCATCAAAAATCCGGAGAAATTCAGAGATAAAAGAGTTGTAATTGCAGGAGGAGGAGATTCAGCATTAGACTGGTCAATTTTCTTAGCAAATGTAGCTTCAGAAGTAACTTTAATTCACCGTAGAAACGAATTTAGAGGAGCTTTAGACTCAGTAGAAAAAGTACAGGAACTAAAATCAGCGGGAAAAATCAAATTAATCACTCCAGCAGAAGTAGTTGGAATCAATGGAGCAGAGCACGTTGAGTCATTAGACATCGAAGAAAACGGAGCACACCGCAAAATCGAAACCGATTATTTTATTCCACTTTTTGGATTAACGCCAAAATTAGGTCCAATCGGCGATTGGGGACTAGAAATCGAGAAAAACGCCATTAAAGTAAATAATGCCTTAGATTACCAGACAAACATTCCTGGAATCTTTGCCATTGGAGACGTAAACACCTATCCAGGGAAATTAAAGTTGATTCTTTGCGGATTCCACGAAGCGACTTTAATGTGTCAGGCTGCTTATTCAATCATCAACCCAGGTAAAAAATACGTATTAAAATATACAACAGTATCAGGAGTAGACGGTTTCGACGGAACACGTAAAGAAGCACCAAAAGCGGTTGTGAAGGCGATAGTTTAAGTTGTTAAGGTTCTAAGGAACTGAGGCGCTAAGATTTTTATATACAAAGCTCAAACTTTTAGTTTGGGCTTTTTTATTAATCCCAGAGGAATGATATATTTATAGAAAAAGAAATAATTCCGTTTGTAAAAGCTCCAGCAGAGCGAAATATATGTCGCTCCGCTGGAGCTTTTGTGTTGCGCTTGTCGTTTTTCTATAAATATTATGCTCCTTCGGAGCTAAATCACGCAAAAGATAAAACCTTAGAGCCTCAGTCCCTTAGAACCTCAGAACCTTAGAAAAAAAACATTTGCAAATAGAATTGCCATTTCATACCTTTGCACTGTTCTTAAAATTATTGTCAGTTATCACGAAAGGCGGAGGGACAGACCCAATGAAACCTTAGCAACCCTTTACCATAAAGAAGGTGCTAAATTCTACTTTTTACTAATTTTCAAGTATTAAAGATAGATAACACAAATACATTACAAGTATTTCTCAAAACTTTTCCAGACAACATACAATATTTACTGAAACAGATTCTGTATCAGGAGCGAATCATTGGCGCATTTTTGCAGTCAATAGTTCCCGCTTTTCGTTGCAATCTTTTGCTTTTTAAAGAAAAAAGCAAAAGGATTTCCACTTCAATCGGGGCTAAGAGCCAGCAATAGTGCACTTTTGGAATTAATTTGAATCAAAACACGTATTCTAACAGGTTTTAATCCCGAGGCTTCGGGACTGTTAGGTATTTTAATAATAGAATAAAAAAAGCTTGGCGCCTTAGCGTCTTTGCGGCAAAAGAATATGGCAATAACAATTCAAGAAGCAATAAAAAAAAATATCCTAATCCTCGACGGAGCAATGGGAACAATGCTGCAACGCTATAATTTCTCAGAAGAAGATTTCAGAGGAGAGCGTTTCAAGGATTTCCCGCATCCGTTAAAAGGAAACAACGATTTACTATCCCTAACACAACCGCAAGCGATTCGTGCTGTGCACGCCGCATATTACGAAGCAGGTGCAGACATCGTAGAAACCAATACCTTTTCAGGAACAACAATTGGTATGGCCGATTATCATATGGAAGATTTGGTTTACGAGTTAAACTACGAATCGGCAAAAATCGCCAGAGAAGTTGCGGATGAATTCACAGCAAAAAATCCAGACAAACCACGTTTTGTAGCTGGTTCAATTGGACCAACGAACCGTACGGCAAGTATGTCGCCAGATGTAAACGATCCGGGTTACAGAGCCGTAACGTTTGACGATTTACGAATTGCTTACAAAGAACAGGTAGAAGCTCTTATGGACGGTGGTTGCGATTTGCTTTTAGTAGAAACAATTTTCGATACTTTAAATGCAAAAGCAGCGCTTTTTGCGATCGAAGAAGTTAAGGAAGAACGCAATCTGGATATTCCAATCATGGTTTCGGGAACGATTACCGATGCTTCAGGAAGAACACTTTCTGGACAGACCGTTGAAGCGTTTCTGATTTCAGTCTCGCATATTCCGTTGTTAAGTGTAGGATTCAATTGCGCTCTTGGTGCCGATTTGCTAAAACCATATTTAAAAACATTAGCACACAATACAAGCTTTAATGTTTCAGCACATCCAAATGCAGGATTACCAAATGCATTCGGACAATACGATGAAACACCAGAACAAACTCAGGCGTTAATCAAAGAATATTTAGAAGATAATTTAATCAACATAATTGGCGGTTGTTGCGGAACAACTCCAGATCATATTCGATTGATTGCTGAGGTTGCGAAGGATTATAAACCACGCGTGGCGCCGGTTTTTGAATAATATTCGCATTCCTGCAAGGTTTTCAAAACCTTGTAGGTGTGATTTATTGAGAGTTAAAAAAATAGAAACCTACAAGGTTTTGAAAACCTTGCAGGTTGAATTGAGAATAAAATGTTCCATAGGAACAATGATTGGTAGAAAATGACAGAAAAAAGAAGAGACCTTGTATTATCAGGATTAGAACCGTTGATTATTACGCCGGAAAGTGTTTTTGTGAATGTTGGTGAGCGTACAAACGTAACAGGTTCAAGAAAATTCCTGAGACTAATCAAGGAAGAGAAATACGACGAGGCACTTGATATTGCAAGACAGCAGGTAGAAGGTGGAGCACAAATCATCGATATTAATATGGATGAAGGAATGCTTGACGGAGTTACGGCAATGACTAAATTTTTGAATTTAATTGCTGCAGAACCAGACATTTCGAGAGTGCCAATTATGATTGACAGTTCGAAATGGGAAATCATCGAAGCAGGTCTAAAGGTAGTACAGGGAAAAAGTGTCGTAAACTCGATTTCGCTGAAAGAAGGAGAAGAAGCCTTTATTCATCACGCCAAATTAATCAAACGTTACGGAGCGGCAGCAATTGTTATGGCTTTTGACGAAGTGGGGCAGGCCGATAATTACGATCGTAGAGTTGAGATTTGTCAGCGTTCGTATGATATTTTGGTCAATAAAGTAGATTTTCCTCCTCAGGATATTATTTTCGATTTGAATATTTTTCCGGTTGCAACCGGAATGGAAGAGCATAGATTGAACGCTTTGGACTTCTTTAGAGGAACAAAATGGGTTCGCGAGAATCTTCCGCACGCGCACATCAGCGGTGGTGTGAGTAACGTTTCGTTCTCATTTAGAGGAAACGATGTGGTTCGTGAAGCGATGCACTCGGTATTCCTATACCACGCGATTAAAAACGGAATGACAATGGGAATCGTAAACCCAGAAATGTTGACGATTTACGATGATATTCCGAAAGATTTATTAGAACACGTTGAAGACGTAATTTTAGACAGACGCGACGATGCTACAGAACGACTTTTAGATTTTGCAGAAAATGTAAAAGGCGAAGCAAAAAGCGATGAAAAAGCTGTTCAGGAATGGCGTTTAGGATCGGTTCAGGATCGTATTACGCATTCATTGGTAAAAGGAATTGATGCTTTTATTGAAGAAGATGTTGAAGAAGCGCGTCTGGCCGCAACAAAACCAATCGAGGTTATCGAAATCAATTTGATGGCCGGAATGAATGTGGTTGGAGATTTATTCGGAAGCGGGAAAATGTTCCTGCCACAGGTAGTAAAATCGGCTCGTGTAATGAAAAAAGCGGTGGCTTATTTATTGCCGTTTATTGAAGAAAGCAAACAGGCGGGAGACAAACAAGGAAACGGAAAAATCCTGATGGCAACCGTAAAAGGTGATGTTCATGATATTGGAAAAAACATCGTTTCGGTAGTTTTGGCTTGTAATAATTATGAGATTGTTGACTTAGGAGTAATGGTTCCTCCTGAAAAAATTATTTCGGCTGCGATTGAACATGAAGTTGACATTATTGGATTAAGCGGACTGATCACACCTTCGCTTGACGAAATGGTGTATTTGGCCAAAGAATTAGACAAACAAGATATTAAAATTCCAATTATGATTGGTGGAGCAACCACTTCGCGTGCGCATACGGCCGTGAAAATTGCACCTCAATACAGAGAAACCGTAATTCACGTAAACGATGCTTCAAGAGCCGTTACCGTTGCAGGAAACCTGTTGGATCATAATAGAAAAATATACGCAGCAGATATTCGCGCAGAATACGATTCGTTCAGAGAAACGTTTTTAAACCGTTCAAGAGACAAAAACTTCTTGACGATTGAAGATGCCCGTAAAAACAAATTGCCGTTGGATTGGTCTGAATATACGCCAGTTAAACCAAAAGTAATTGGCGCGCAAACCATCGAAGTCGAATTGGATGTTTTGGTTCCGTATATCGACTGGACACCATTTTTCCAGACTTGGGAATTGTACGGAAAATATCCGGCAATTTTAACGGATGAGGTTGTGGGCGAGCAAGCGACATCTGTTTTTAACGATGCTCAGGCGATGCTGAAAGTGATTTTAGAAGAGAAAAAATTAAAAGCAAAAGGTATTTACGGAATTTTCCCTGCAAATCAGGTAAATGATGACGATATCGAATTGCGTGATGAAAACGGAAAAGTTTTGGAGAAATTCTTAACGCTTCGTCAGCAGTCGCAAAAAACAAAAGGCGCTCCAAATATTGCGTTAGCCGATTTTATTTTGCCAAAAGAAAGCGGAGTAGAAGATTATATGGGAGCTTTTTGCGTAACCACAGGTTTTGGTGTTGATGAATGGGCTGCTGAATACGAAAAGAATTTAGACGATTACAATTCGATTATGGTAAAAGCACTTGCGGATCGTTTTGCTGAGGCTTTCGCCGAATATCTTCACGAGCGAGTGCGTAAAGATTTCTGGGGTTACGACAGCGAAGAATCTTTAACCAACGAAGAATTGATCAAAGAAAATTATAAAGGAATCCGTCCTGCGCCAGGTTATCCGGCTTGTCCAGATCACTTAGAGAAACCAACGATTTGGAAACTTTTAGATGTTGAAAAGCAAATAGGAGTGAAATTGACAGAAAGTATGGCAATGTGGCCAGCTTCATCGGTTTCAGGATATTATTTCGGAAACCCAAAAAGCCGCTATTTCGGACTCGGAAAAATAAAAGAAGATCAGGTTACAGATTACGCTAAACGCCGAAATGTACCGCTTGATTACGCAATGAAATGGTTAAACCCTAATATAGCAGATTAAATATAGTCTAAAGGCAAAAGTCATAAAGTCTCAAAGAATGTGGCTTTCGACTTTCGACTTTCGACTTTCGACTTTCAGACTTTAAACTAAATTGTTGATTTACGTTTTTTGATTTCAGATTTTTTACACAGACTAAAACTCAAAATTCATAATTCATAACTCATAACTCAGAAATGAAAGTAACAGAACATATAGAAAACGCCAAAGGAAAAACATTATTCTCATTTGAAATTATTCCGCCTCAGAAGGGGAAAAGCATTCAGGAATTATACGATAATATCGATCCGTTGATGGAGTTTAATCCGCCGTTTATTGATGTGACGACCTCTCGCGAGGAGTACATTTACATTGACCGCGGTAACGGACTTTTGGATAAAAAATTGACTCGTATGCGTCCGGGAACGCTTGGAATTTGCGCTTCTATAAAACATAAATACAATGTTGATACGGTTCCGCATTTGCTTTGCGGCGGTTTTACCAAAGAAGAGACTGAGTATATGCTTGTTGACTGTCATTATTTAGGAATCAACAACGTAATGGCGCTTCGCGGAGACGCTATGAAAGATGAACAGTCTTTTACGCCAAAAGTTGGAGGAAATCATTACGCAATTGATTTGGTGAAACAAATTAATGATTTGAATTGCGGAAAATATCTGCATGAGGTAATGGATGCCGACAACAAAGCCGATTTCTGCATTGGAGTTGCTGGTTATCCAGAGAAACATTTAGAATCACCATCTTTACAATCTGATTTAAAAAGATTAAAAGAAAAGGTCGATGCGGGAGCAGATTACGTCGTGACACAAATGTTTTTTGACAATGCGAAATATTTTGCTTTCGTAGAAAAAGCAAGAGAAATGGGCATCACAATTCCGATTATTCCCGGAATCAAGCCAATTGCTGTTCAAAGGCATTTACAAGTTCTGCCGCAAATTTTCAGAATCGATTTGCCAGAAGATTTGATCGATGCCGTAGACAAATGCAAAAACAACGCTGAAATCAAACAAGTCGGAATCGAATGGGCGATTCAGCAGTCATTAGAATTGAAAGCTGCCGGAGTTCCGTTTTTACACTATTATTCAATGGGTAAATCTGAGAACATCCGACAGATTGCAAGCCAGGTTTTTTAATCGTTGGCGACATGAACTTTGTCAAAGTTTTAAACTTTGACAAAGTTGTTGAAGTCTAGTTTGTAATTTCTTAGAATGACAAAAAATATAATCTTCGAATTTGGATTTTGTTTAATTTAGATATTTAAATTTTCACAGCATGAAACCAGAAGAATTACAAGCCATAGCCTCTCAATTAAAACATCCATCGGGAGAAAAAGGAATCGAAATGGCCAATATGATGAACGAAACGAACATCAATATGACCAAACATTCGATTCAGAATCTGAATATTTCAAGCGAAAACAGAATTCTGGAACTAGGCCACGGAAACGCGGGCCATGTTGAATTTCTTTTTGAACAAGCTGAAAAATTAAAATACTACGGATTAGAAATGTCAGAACTGATGTTTCAGGAAGCGCGCCAGATCAATCGAAATTTTGTTTCTCAAAAACAGGCTTTCTTTTCGCTTTATGACGGAAACGCAGTTCCGTTTGAAGATGGATTATTCGATAAAATATTCACAGTAAATACCCTTTATTTTTGGCAGAAGCCCGAAGAATTGCTAGCAGAAATCTATAGGGTTTTAAAACCAGGCGGGAATTTCTGTCTGACGTTTGCCGAAGAAGATTTTATGAAAAAATTGCCTTTTACCCAATTCGAATTTGAATTGTACAGCACCGAAAAAGCGCAGAAATTAATCAGAAAATCAGATTTTAAAATCGTATATACCGAAACGCAGACCGAGAAAGTAAAAAGTAAAACTGGCGAATTGGTTGACAGAGCTTTTACCACCATAGTTCTGGAGAAATAGTTTTTTTGCCAAAGATTGTACGGATTAAATAATCCTTTTAAATTTTTTAATCTGTAGCAAAAAACAATTAATCCTTGCATTTTTTGAGTGCTTTCATTCTTTATTATTAACCAGACTGAATTATAATCTTCTACAATTATGGAAGTTAAGAAAATCAATTTTTTGCAGAGTTACAGCAGTATTTTATGGCTTCTTGGCGGTATTGTAGCAGGAAGTATTTTCGGATTGGTGTTTGGAGAAGAGGTTTTAATCATAAAACCGCTTGGAGATATATTTCTCAACCTACTTTTTACAGCCATTATTCCGCTTATCTTTTTTACGATCGGTTCTTCGATTGCCAATTTGGAGCGGACAGAAAAACTGGGAAAATTGTTTGTGATTATGTTGCTCGTTTTTCTCGCTACAATTTTAATTTCTGCAATTGTTATGATTTGTGCGGTTTATCTTTTTCCAATTCATGAAGATATTGCTATCGCCAAAGTCCCTTTTGAAGAAGTAGCGTCTGGATCGGCAGGAGACCAGATTGCAAAACTGCTTACAGCAAATGATTTCTTCGAATTGCTTTCTCGAAAAAGTATGCTAGCGCTAATAATTTTTTCTTTCTTAGTAGGCTTTGCAACTTTGCAATCTGGTGAAAAGGGAAAAGCTTTCAAAAGTTTTTTAGATTCAGGAAACGAGGTAATGAAACAGCTTTTGAACATCATCATGAAGTTTGCACCAATTGGTTTGGGAGCGTATTTTGCATATCAGGTTGGTGTTTTTGGACCGCAACTGCTAGGAGTTTATGCAAAACCTATGGCAGTTTATTATGCAGCTTGTGTTTTCTACTTTTTTGTGTTCTTTAGTTTGTATGCATTAGTCGCTGGCGGAAAAAGAGCTTTTAAAGTTTTTTGGAGCAACAATATAGAGCCGTCATTAACGGCAGTCGGGACCTGCAGCAGTATTGCAACCATTCCGGCCAACTTAGCGGCAGCAGAAAAAATGGGAATTCCAGCCCATGTGCGAAATTTAGTTATTCCGTTAGGCGCACCTCTGCACAAGGACGGTTCCAGTATGTCATCTATTTTAAAAATAACCTTTTTGTTTGCCATGTTCGGTAAAAATTTTTCAGATCCGATGACGATTCTTTTGGCACTCGGAATTACAGTTGTAGTTTCAATTGTTGAAGGAGGAATTCCGAATGGGGGATACATTGGCGAAATCTTAGCCATTACGGTTTATGGCTTCCCGATGGAGCAGGCACTTCCTGTCGCGATGATTTTAGGAACTTTAGTAGATCCGATAGCGACTTTATTAAATGCAAACGGAGACGTAATCAGTTCTATGATGGTTTCCCGATTTTCGGAGAAAACCAAATGGTAGCTTTTCTTTAAAACAAGCAATTTTTTTATAAATATAATCTTATATGCGCAATCTGCGCAACATAACCAATACAATAAACTTATGAATTCAATACTACAGCACGATTTAAACAATTTTGAGAACATCTTAGAAGAAACAAAACAGCAGGGAGTTGATTTTTTGAATGCGATTGAAAGCGTTCCAACGTCTAATACCTATTCTATTGATCCTAAAACGGTATTAAACGAGTTAGGTTTAGGATCAATTGAAGCCTTAAAAGAATTTAATGAAAGACTGGCTCCCTTGATGGTTTCTTCGCCTGGTCCTAGATATTGGGGGTTTGTAACAGGCGGTTCTACACCCGCATCTATCGTGGGCGATTGGCTGGCTTCTGTTTATGATCAAAATACCCAAGCAGTAAAAGCGCAAGGAGGAGCATCGGCATTAATAGAATTTGAAACCATCAATTTATTATTGCAGCTGTTAGATCTTCCGGACTCATTTTTAGGCGGATTTGTTACAGGTGCTACAATGTCAAACTTTACTTCGCTTGGCGTTGCCAGACAATGGTTTGGCCATCAGTTCGGAAAAGATTTTGCTAAAAACGGAATTTCAGAAACGGTTAATATTCTAACCGCAACTCCGCATTCTTCTTCTGTAAAATGTTTGTCGCTTTTAGGAATTGGAAGCCAGAATTATACGGTTGTAAAAACAATTGAAGGCAATCGTGAGGCTTTGGATATTACTGATTTAGAGGAAAAAATTAAAACTTTAAACGGAAAGCCTTTTATTCTGATTTCGAGTGCAGGAACTGTAAATACGGCCGATTTTGACGATTTTGAAGCTATTGCAGAACTAAAAGGGAAATACAATTTCTGGTGGCATATTGACGGTGCATTTGGTGGATTTGCAGCGGTTTCAGATAAATACAAACATTTAGTAAAGGGTTGGGAAGGAGCAGACAGTATTGCGATCGATTGCCATAAATGGCTAAACGTGCCTTACGAAAGTGCTTTCTTTCTGACTAAAAAAGACCATATAAATCTGCAGATTGAAACATTTCAGAATTCGAATGCGCCTTATTTAGGAAATCCGCTGGAAAATTTTAATTATCTAAATGTGCTTCCGGAAAATTCACGCCGTTTGCGTGCGCTGCCTGCTTGGTTTTCGCTTAAAGCGTACGGAAAAGAAGGTTACAGAGATATTATTGAAGACAGTGCTGCCTTGGCATTGCATTTTGGAAATGCTTTGATAGAAAATGATTTTGAGCTGTTAGCGCCAATCCGTTTAAATAATGTCTGCTTTACGCTCAAAGGAGATCACAATCAGGAAAAAGTAAGCCAGTTTTTATCTGCTTTGAATGATAGAGGAAAAGTGTTTATGACACCAACGGTATATCAAAATAAAAAAGGAATCAGAGCTTCTTTTGTGAATTGGCGAACAACCGAAAATGATCTGAGACTTGTAATTGATGAAATGAAAGAAGTGCTTTCAGAAATATAAACTGTACAAAAGTAGAAGAGCCTGTTTGAAGGAACAGGCTCTTGACTAACACAAAAAAAACAAAAAACAAGGTATTTAAAGAACGAAACTTTTATATGCGGTATGTAAATGCAATTGTCGCGATACGATTGTCAAGCTCATATCTTTTGTCAATGCCAGTTTGCGCGACTGCAGATTTGATAGTAAAATTATTGGTATTGAAAACATCAGTAAAATTGAGTTTAATGTTTCCTCTTTTGGCCAAAACTTGTTTTGAAATTCCGATGCTGAAATCAAAGAAGCCATCTCGCTCATAAATGCCAAGATTAGATTTTGACTGATATTGGGCATTTCCCTCTACCTTTAAGGTTTCGGTTATGGCAAAAGAATTCTGGACACTTAGATTCAATGTTACAATAGGATCAATTGTAGAGCTGTTCAAAATGTCAGCCATAAATTTATTTTCAAAAACATTGAACAGCGTATTTACAGACCACCATTTGTTTAGCTCAGCAGTATTGGTAACATTAACGCCATAATTATATGATTTGTCAACGTTAATCTGAGTTGTAACGGTCGTATTGTTGTCTGGATTATAGTTGTAAACTTCTGTGAAAACGTCTTTGGTGCTGTTAAAATAAACCGAAGCCATAAAATTGCTTTTCCACGCATAGCCAACTTCCATAGCGTGCGTGATCTCTGGAATCAAGTTGGGGTTTCCTTGCGAATAATTGAATGAGTCATCGTAAAAACGAAACGGATTCAAGTCAAACTGGCTTGGCCTGTTGATTCTTTTACTGTAAGAGGCGTGTGCCGAATGGTTGCTTGTAAATTCGTATTTTAGAGAAAGGCTCGGAAACCATTTCAAATAATCATCTTTATGCTGCTCGTTCAACGTTTTTTGGTCAATATTTATCGCAGTATATTCTGTTCTTAGACCCGCCTGAATATTTAATTTTTCTAACTGATATTTGTAATTCGCGTAAGCGGCATAAATCTGTTCGCTGTATTCAAAATGATTGGTAGAATTAAAATCGATAAGCCACTCGTTGTTTTCGTAATATTCATAAACTGAAGGATTATCATTGTTTTTAAGACTCGTTTTGAAGCCCCATTCAATAGATTGTTTTTCCTTTAACGGATTTATAAAATCAATTTTCCCTGTAAAAACCTTTAATTGAGAAGGAATATAACCGCGACGGTCGTTTACAACAGTGGCATTTGCGGTATTATCTGCACTTTGAAATTGATTGGATCTAAACTTTGAGGTTTCGTATTCAAAATCAAAAGACATATTTTTTCCTTCATCATTAAATTTGTGCGTACCAGAAAGAGCATACGTATAATCAAACCATTTTTCTTTGCTGTCATTGTAGGTCAAAGCGTCAAAAATAGCTTGATTTGATGCGTTAAACACCGTGTTTGTTCCGTCAGCTCTATTTTCATATCGCCCGATTTTGGCATCTACATAAAATTCTAAATTCGTTTTAGGTGAAGCCTCATATTGAGTTCCGATTTTAAAATTATTAGAAGTCAAAGGTTCATCTGTAATAGAGGTCTGATAATTTGTAGAAGCAATTTCTTGATGTGAAAGATCAGTGTATTGCGTCTGATTGAATTTTTTATGCTCTTCTTCACCACGGAACGTATAGCTGTAATTCCCAAAGACGCCCCATTTATCTTTATTATAATTTAAATTGAAGCCAGAATTGGTTCTGTTTTTTCTTCCCCTTCCGTAACTCGCAAAAGCAGTTCCCTTTAAACCAGAAGAGTTTGGCTTTTTTAAAATAATATTGATGATTCCGGCTTTTCCGGCTGCGTCATATTTAGATGAAGGATTTGTAATCACTTCAATTTGTTTGATGTTTGATGAGGTTGTCGCTTTTAAATAATTCGCCAATTCTTTTTGCGAAAGTTGCGTCAATTTTCCGTTTATCATGACTGCAACGCCCTGTTGTCCGCGAATTGAAAGGTCACCATCTTGCGACACAACAACGCCTGGCGCACGTGATAAGACGTCAAGCGCGGTCCCGCCTTCAGATACGATGCTGTTTTCTACATTAAAAACAAGACGATCAGATTTTTGAGTATAAAGTACTTTCTTTTTAGTAATCACGATTTCATCTAAAGCATTTATAGTGGTTTCAACAATACTATCGGTTTCTTTTTCTGTTTGAGAATATCCATCATATACCGAAAAAGCAAGCATAATGGAGGTTATAATTTTTTTCATGCTGTTTGAATTTGGCCGATTCTAAACCGAGATTTAGAAACGTAATCTTTGTAATTTTTCTAAATCAGAATTTATTGCAGTACAATTTGTTCTAATTTTTCTGAAAACTTTCTTCGAAGATTTATGGCTTGGTTTGAAACAGCAGCAATAAGTTTTTTTAGGGTAAGGATTATACGTAACATACCGTGGCATTTAAAATTTGATTTGCCAAATATAATACTATTTATAATAAGTCTAAATAAAAATAATAAATATTTTTGCAACAAAAACTTTAATTTCTTGATTTGTAGAGAGAATAGGGGGAATAAAAATGAAAAAGCGGTTTGCTTTATTTTAAAACAAACCGCTTTTTTTATCAAAAACCTGAAAATCTACTTTGTGATTTCTCTAAAAACAGCTTCCAGATTTTTATTTTTTTGATTCAATTGTAATGTTTTTAATCCA
This genomic interval carries:
- a CDS encoding pyridoxal phosphate-dependent decarboxylase family protein; translation: MNSILQHDLNNFENILEETKQQGVDFLNAIESVPTSNTYSIDPKTVLNELGLGSIEALKEFNERLAPLMVSSPGPRYWGFVTGGSTPASIVGDWLASVYDQNTQAVKAQGGASALIEFETINLLLQLLDLPDSFLGGFVTGATMSNFTSLGVARQWFGHQFGKDFAKNGISETVNILTATPHSSSVKCLSLLGIGSQNYTVVKTIEGNREALDITDLEEKIKTLNGKPFILISSAGTVNTADFDDFEAIAELKGKYNFWWHIDGAFGGFAAVSDKYKHLVKGWEGADSIAIDCHKWLNVPYESAFFLTKKDHINLQIETFQNSNAPYLGNPLENFNYLNVLPENSRRLRALPAWFSLKAYGKEGYRDIIEDSAALALHFGNALIENDFELLAPIRLNNVCFTLKGDHNQEKVSQFLSALNDRGKVFMTPTVYQNKKGIRASFVNWRTTENDLRLVIDEMKEVLSEI
- a CDS encoding TonB-dependent receptor domain-containing protein, translating into MKKIITSIMLAFSVYDGYSQTEKETDSIVETTINALDEIVITKKKVLYTQKSDRLVFNVENSIVSEGGTALDVLSRAPGVVVSQDGDLSIRGQQGVAVMINGKLTQLSQKELANYLKATTSSNIKQIEVITNPSSKYDAAGKAGIINIILKKPNSSGLKGTAFASYGRGRKNRTNSGFNLNYNKDKWGVFGNYSYTFRGEEEHKKFNQTQYTDLSHQEIASTNYQTSITDEPLTSNNFKIGTQYEASPKTNLEFYVDAKIGRYENRADGTNTVFNASNQAIFDALTYNDSKEKWFDYTYALSGTHKFNDEGKNMSFDFEYETSKFRSNQFQSADNTANATVVNDRRGYIPSQLKVFTGKIDFINPLKEKQSIEWGFKTSLKNNDNPSVYEYYENNEWLIDFNSTNHFEYSEQIYAAYANYKYQLEKLNIQAGLRTEYTAINIDQKTLNEQHKDDYLKWFPSLSLKYEFTSNHSAHASYSKRINRPSQFDLNPFRFYDDSFNYSQGNPNLIPEITHAMEVGYAWKSNFMASVYFNSTKDVFTEVYNYNPDNNTTVTTQINVDKSYNYGVNVTNTAELNKWWSVNTLFNVFENKFMADILNSSTIDPIVTLNLSVQNSFAITETLKVEGNAQYQSKSNLGIYERDGFFDFSIGISKQVLAKRGNIKLNFTDVFNTNNFTIKSAVAQTGIDKRYELDNRIATIAFTYRI
- a CDS encoding dicarboxylate/amino acid:cation symporter, coding for MEVKKINFLQSYSSILWLLGGIVAGSIFGLVFGEEVLIIKPLGDIFLNLLFTAIIPLIFFTIGSSIANLERTEKLGKLFVIMLLVFLATILISAIVMICAVYLFPIHEDIAIAKVPFEEVASGSAGDQIAKLLTANDFFELLSRKSMLALIIFSFLVGFATLQSGEKGKAFKSFLDSGNEVMKQLLNIIMKFAPIGLGAYFAYQVGVFGPQLLGVYAKPMAVYYAACVFYFFVFFSLYALVAGGKRAFKVFWSNNIEPSLTAVGTCSSIATIPANLAAAEKMGIPAHVRNLVIPLGAPLHKDGSSMSSILKITFLFAMFGKNFSDPMTILLALGITVVVSIVEGGIPNGGYIGEILAITVYGFPMEQALPVAMILGTLVDPIATLLNANGDVISSMMVSRFSEKTKW